In Halorhabdus rudnickae, the following proteins share a genomic window:
- a CDS encoding NAD-dependent epimerase/dehydratase family protein: protein MTGNGSNSDDPLSIAVTGAAGFIGSRVVDRLQHAHPDWELTAIDNFYLGDVREIGDVTVEHVDVRDRDRLADALAGADIVMHLAAISGVDDAADNPDLTYETNVVGTNNVAWFCRTTGAAMVFPFSMTVLGDPDSFPITAEQPRDPMNWYGRTKVLGEQAVETYADGAFPAHLFLKSNLYGSHEVGDRTVSKGTVINFFLGRLFADEPLTVYEPGTQARNYIHVKDVARAYVRSAERLAEQLAAGETGVERYEIASDEDPSVMTVAERIQSIAGEYGIDADVELVENPRAGDETLVSEFSVDTAAARETLGWEVRHSIEATVRDRLDRHLD, encoded by the coding sequence ATGACAGGTAATGGCTCCAATTCCGACGACCCGCTTTCGATCGCCGTCACTGGCGCGGCGGGCTTCATCGGCTCGCGCGTGGTCGATCGCTTACAGCACGCCCACCCCGACTGGGAACTGACGGCGATCGACAACTTCTATCTCGGCGACGTCCGTGAGATCGGTGACGTTACCGTCGAACACGTCGACGTCCGGGATCGCGACCGCCTCGCAGACGCCCTCGCGGGTGCCGACATCGTGATGCACCTGGCAGCCATCAGCGGCGTCGACGATGCAGCGGACAATCCTGATCTCACCTACGAGACCAACGTCGTCGGGACGAACAACGTCGCGTGGTTCTGCCGGACGACCGGTGCGGCGATGGTGTTCCCGTTCAGCATGACCGTGCTGGGGGATCCCGACTCGTTCCCGATCACCGCCGAGCAGCCCCGCGATCCGATGAACTGGTACGGCCGGACGAAAGTGCTCGGCGAACAGGCCGTCGAGACCTACGCCGACGGTGCGTTCCCGGCTCACCTGTTCCTGAAGTCGAACCTCTATGGCAGCCACGAGGTCGGGGACCGAACCGTCTCGAAGGGGACGGTCATCAACTTCTTCCTGGGTCGACTTTTCGCCGACGAACCGCTGACCGTCTACGAACCAGGCACTCAAGCGCGCAACTACATCCACGTCAAGGACGTCGCCCGGGCGTACGTCCGGAGCGCCGAACGCCTCGCCGAACAACTCGCGGCGGGTGAGACTGGTGTCGAACGATACGAGATCGCCAGCGACGAGGATCCGAGCGTCATGACCGTCGCCGAGCGGATCCAGTCCATCGCCGGGGAGTACGGTATCGACGCCGACGTCGAACTGGTCGAGAATCCCCGAGCCGGAGACGAGACGCTCGTCTCGGAGTTCAGTGTCGACACCGCAGCCGCCCGTGAGACGCTCGGCTGGGAGGTTCGCCACTCGATCGAGGCGACGGTCCGTGACCGTCTCGACCGTCACCTGGACTGA
- a CDS encoding NAD-dependent epimerase/dehydratase family protein gives MDVLVTGGMGYIGSALLPQLADADDVSRIVVLDSLASGSPRHLLEARVDGDLQFRRGDVREYGDVENAMRGIDTVIHLAAITGAASTHDRREETMAVNREGTENVVNAARKLDVENLVFASSCNNYGRTATTDIDEDTEPDPLNPYAEAKVQAETVVAEFADETGANATALRMSTNYGHAPGVRFNLVVNHFVFRALTGRPLTVYGDGSNWRPFIHVRDAARAFDHAARDPGSWPQPVYNVGSDADNYRISEIAEIVSEEVAPVDVTYLEDEHPGPSYHVNFDRLDETGFETEWTLREGIRDLAAVLRERQEIDT, from the coding sequence ATGGACGTCCTCGTAACGGGCGGGATGGGCTACATCGGTAGCGCCCTCCTCCCGCAACTCGCCGACGCCGACGACGTCAGCCGGATCGTCGTGCTCGACTCGCTTGCGAGCGGCTCGCCCCGACATCTCCTGGAAGCCCGCGTCGATGGCGATCTCCAGTTCCGGCGCGGCGACGTCCGGGAGTACGGTGACGTCGAGAACGCTATGCGCGGTATCGACACCGTGATCCACCTCGCGGCGATCACCGGTGCGGCGAGTACCCACGATCGCCGCGAAGAGACGATGGCGGTCAATCGCGAGGGGACGGAGAACGTCGTCAATGCGGCCCGGAAACTCGACGTCGAGAACCTTGTCTTCGCTTCGTCGTGTAACAACTACGGCCGCACAGCGACCACCGATATTGACGAGGACACCGAGCCCGATCCGTTGAACCCGTATGCCGAGGCGAAAGTGCAGGCCGAGACGGTCGTCGCCGAGTTTGCCGACGAGACCGGCGCGAACGCGACCGCCCTCCGGATGAGTACGAACTACGGCCACGCCCCGGGGGTACGGTTCAACCTCGTGGTCAATCACTTCGTCTTCCGGGCGTTGACCGGCCGACCCCTGACGGTCTATGGCGACGGCTCGAACTGGCGGCCGTTCATCCACGTCCGGGACGCTGCCCGTGCGTTCGACCACGCCGCCCGCGACCCCGGATCGTGGCCCCAACCGGTCTACAACGTCGGTAGCGACGCCGACAACTATCGCATCAGCGAGATCGCCGAGATCGTCAGCGAGGAGGTCGCCCCCGTGGACGTGACCTACCTCGAGGACGAACATCCCGGCCCCTCCTATCACGTTAACTTCGATCGCCTCGACGAGACCGGCTTCGAGACCGAGTGGACCCTCCGGGAGGGCATCCGCGACCTCGCAGCCGTTCTCCGCGAACGACAGGAAATCGATACATGA
- a CDS encoding TrmB family transcriptional regulator, with product MTDDSAAALLEHLDLGEYESTALTQLLTLGRTTAPNLAEATGIPRARIYDVLGTLANVGYVKEIPGRPKEYEARHPEEIVDRAIENRRQSFESFRTDVESARTEFLAQFGPLYERANEDVTPTEDLFHVVDVGEPSETETRTLYRSADREIEVLTKSFEYFESIRPAFADADERGVSIRVLLLDPSHLSDHNRSIQTDVVETLNTEFPDVELRFSNERLPWRGTIVDPSMDYETGKAIVLVEEKDIPLSMRQAAVTENGSFVAGLGRYFELIWAHESSPVE from the coding sequence ATGACCGACGACAGCGCGGCGGCGCTACTCGAGCACCTCGATCTCGGGGAGTACGAGTCGACGGCGCTGACGCAGTTGCTCACGCTCGGGCGGACGACGGCGCCGAACCTCGCCGAAGCGACGGGGATCCCGCGGGCCCGGATCTACGACGTTCTCGGGACGCTCGCAAACGTCGGATACGTCAAAGAAATTCCCGGGCGACCGAAGGAGTACGAGGCCAGACATCCCGAGGAGATCGTCGATCGGGCGATCGAGAACCGCCGACAGTCCTTCGAGTCCTTCCGGACCGACGTCGAGTCGGCCCGGACGGAGTTCCTCGCGCAGTTCGGGCCACTGTACGAGCGCGCCAACGAGGACGTCACGCCGACCGAGGACCTCTTTCACGTGGTGGACGTCGGCGAGCCGAGCGAGACAGAGACCCGAACGCTCTATCGGAGTGCCGACCGCGAGATCGAAGTCCTGACCAAGTCCTTCGAGTACTTCGAGTCGATCCGGCCGGCCTTCGCCGACGCCGACGAGCGCGGCGTCTCGATCCGCGTTCTCCTGCTCGATCCGTCACACCTCTCGGATCACAATCGTTCGATCCAGACCGATGTCGTCGAAACACTCAACACGGAGTTCCCGGACGTCGAACTGCGCTTCAGCAACGAACGCCTCCCGTGGCGCGGAACGATCGTCGATCCGAGCATGGACTACGAGACGGGAAAGGCGATCGTCCTGGTCGAAGAGAAAGACATCCCGCTGTCGATGCGACAGGCCGCCGTCACCGAGAACGGGTCGTTCGTCGCCGGACTTGGCCGGTACTTCGAGTTGATCTGGGCACACGAGAGTTCGCCTGTCGAGTGA